A genomic stretch from Ketobacter sp. MCCC 1A13808 includes:
- a CDS encoding cation diffusion facilitator family transporter: protein MSHGADSLKSILFALFANAAIAVAKLVAAIITGSGAMMAESIHSFADAGNQSLLILGLKLAKSPPSEDYPLGYGKAIYFWSFIVAIILFSLGGMFSLYEGWHKLGHPEPLSSPLIAIGVLVFAIVAEGISMWGCLREVNKVRRGRSYWRWFRESRQSELLVVFGEDLAALAGLVFALCAITLTLVTGNPVYDAAGTMVIGTLLLIIAILIGNEVRALLIGQSADPVVQDEMKAWLKQRPEIQHTFRLVTMQMGADIMVAIKAQMKETGTEIGMIEAINSVEAEFKKQFPGVTWLFFEPDNAD, encoded by the coding sequence ATGTCTCACGGAGCCGATTCATTAAAAAGTATCTTATTTGCCCTTTTTGCAAATGCCGCCATTGCGGTTGCCAAGCTGGTGGCAGCCATCATCACCGGCTCGGGTGCTATGATGGCGGAATCCATTCACTCCTTTGCCGACGCCGGAAACCAATCGTTGCTGATACTGGGGCTGAAGTTGGCAAAAAGCCCGCCCTCGGAGGATTACCCGCTCGGTTATGGTAAGGCCATTTACTTCTGGTCGTTCATTGTGGCCATTATCCTATTCAGTTTGGGGGGGATGTTTTCTTTGTATGAAGGCTGGCACAAGTTGGGGCATCCGGAGCCACTGAGCTCTCCGCTTATTGCCATTGGCGTTTTGGTTTTCGCCATCGTGGCCGAAGGCATTTCCATGTGGGGCTGCTTGCGGGAGGTGAACAAAGTACGTCGAGGTCGTAGTTATTGGCGCTGGTTCAGAGAGAGTCGTCAGAGTGAGTTATTGGTGGTCTTTGGAGAGGATCTCGCGGCTCTGGCGGGACTGGTGTTCGCGCTTTGCGCGATCACGCTGACGCTTGTCACTGGTAACCCGGTATACGATGCAGCCGGTACGATGGTGATCGGCACTTTATTGCTGATTATTGCCATCCTGATCGGTAACGAGGTCCGGGCATTACTGATTGGGCAGAGCGCTGATCCTGTTGTGCAGGATGAAATGAAAGCCTGGCTAAAGCAACGCCCGGAGATTCAGCATACCTTTCGTCTGGTAACTATGCAGATGGGGGCGGACATCATGGTGGCAATTAAAGCCCAAATGAAAGAGACCGGCACTGAAATAGGGATGATAGAAGCGATCAATAGCGTGGAAGCCGAATTTAAAAAGCAGTTCCCGGGAGTGACCTGGTTGTTCTTTGAACCTGACAACGCCGATTAG
- a CDS encoding ATP-dependent helicase → MNLNDEQQNAAHYDGSARHLLVLAGAGTGKTRTIIGRILYLIQHKVPAERILMLTFTRRAAKEMLLRLQNHAGKSADQLTAGTFHHFCLQVMRRVPKAFKVEDRTVIDRDDAQSLLQLVRGELVKKSEKRDFPKAVTILNYISYAKNCCIELPDYLQQFTELDDNTMQRITDIAQQYDVRKQQRRYLDYDDILHLFVQGIESNLKLRSRIAGLYQHVLVDEMQDTNPLQWRILQALSSAKLFCVGDDAQSIFAFRGADFRNVHEFETRLQNATILKLQQNYRSTQPILDIANWLLEQSDLQYDKHLVAHRGRGLKPRLLDFESKFDEADWIATDLQLRHENGAAWHHHKVLVRSAWSAKTLEGALIDRGIPYRFVGGTSLLEAAHVKDLLAMCRAAISAYDELAWIRYLKCWPKIGDVTAAKLVQQLIELSPADNPLEVIKSNLPKREDIQHGIALIQQYRSEPQIAIKLGAEHLSKALSQRYDRWDSRLGDLRLLSDLANRYKDLQGFVEAYTLDPVSNSEAEQAEQDDCVTLITVHSAKGTEAPVCYCLGVQPGMYPHLRSLGDADSEEEERRILYVALTRAQDELIITRSGDDNRTLFHGGSFVHSVGSSYFFEYLPVKLVEHEHFGFHSGHGGGSVLDELLDFE, encoded by the coding sequence ATGAATCTAAACGATGAACAACAAAATGCAGCACACTACGACGGATCGGCCCGGCACCTGTTGGTGCTGGCCGGTGCGGGCACCGGTAAGACCCGTACCATCATTGGCCGCATCCTCTATTTAATACAACACAAGGTGCCCGCAGAACGCATTCTAATGCTGACCTTTACCCGCAGGGCCGCCAAGGAAATGTTGCTGCGCCTGCAAAATCACGCGGGTAAATCTGCGGATCAATTGACGGCAGGCACTTTCCATCATTTTTGCCTTCAGGTTATGCGCCGGGTGCCCAAAGCATTCAAGGTGGAAGATCGCACGGTTATCGACCGTGATGACGCCCAAAGCCTGCTTCAGCTGGTTCGCGGTGAATTAGTAAAGAAAAGCGAAAAGCGCGATTTTCCTAAGGCGGTTACCATTCTTAACTACATCTCCTATGCCAAGAATTGCTGTATTGAGCTGCCGGATTATTTGCAACAGTTTACCGAGCTGGACGACAACACCATGCAACGCATTACCGACATCGCACAACAATACGATGTCCGTAAGCAACAGCGCCGGTATCTTGATTACGATGACATCCTGCATTTATTCGTGCAGGGCATTGAATCCAACCTAAAATTGCGCAGCCGTATCGCAGGCTTATATCAGCATGTATTAGTGGATGAGATGCAGGACACCAATCCATTACAGTGGCGCATACTGCAAGCCCTTTCCAGCGCTAAACTGTTTTGTGTGGGCGATGATGCACAATCTATTTTTGCATTTCGCGGCGCAGATTTCCGCAATGTCCACGAGTTTGAAACTCGACTGCAAAACGCCACGATCTTGAAACTACAACAAAATTACCGCAGCACCCAACCAATCCTGGATATCGCAAACTGGCTGCTGGAACAGTCGGACCTGCAATACGATAAACACCTGGTCGCCCATCGCGGGCGTGGCCTTAAACCCCGGCTATTGGACTTTGAATCCAAATTCGATGAGGCGGACTGGATCGCCACTGACCTGCAGCTACGCCATGAAAATGGCGCAGCCTGGCATCATCACAAAGTGCTGGTACGCTCGGCCTGGTCGGCGAAGACACTGGAAGGCGCGCTAATCGATCGCGGCATCCCGTATCGCTTTGTGGGCGGCACCAGCCTGCTGGAAGCCGCCCACGTGAAGGACCTGCTGGCCATGTGCCGCGCCGCCATCAGCGCTTATGATGAGCTCGCCTGGATTCGTTATCTGAAGTGCTGGCCCAAAATCGGCGATGTCACTGCCGCCAAGCTGGTGCAACAACTGATTGAACTGTCTCCCGCAGACAATCCGCTGGAGGTCATAAAAAGCAATCTACCGAAACGGGAAGACATCCAGCATGGTATTGCACTGATCCAGCAGTACCGTAGCGAGCCGCAAATTGCAATTAAGCTCGGCGCCGAACATCTAAGCAAAGCCCTGTCGCAGCGCTATGACCGCTGGGACAGTCGTCTGGGCGACCTGCGCCTGCTATCGGACCTAGCCAATCGCTATAAGGATCTGCAAGGGTTTGTGGAAGCCTATACATTGGATCCGGTATCCAATTCTGAAGCAGAGCAAGCCGAGCAGGACGATTGCGTGACCCTGATTACGGTTCACAGCGCCAAAGGAACCGAAGCACCCGTGTGTTATTGCCTGGGCGTGCAGCCGGGCATGTATCCCCACCTGCGTAGCCTGGGCGATGCGGACTCAGAGGAAGAAGAACGGAGGATTTTGTATGTGGCGTTAACGCGGGCTCAGGATGAACTGATCATTACCCGCTCCGGCGACGACAATCGCACTCTGTTCCACGGCGGCTCCTTTGTGCACAGTGTTGGCAGCAGCTATTTTTTCGAATATCTGCCGGTGAAGCTGGTTGAGCATGAACACTTCGGCTTTCATTCCGGTCACGGCGGCGGCAGTGTACTGGACGAGCTGCTGGACTTCGAATAA
- the rsuA gene encoding 16S rRNA pseudouridine(516) synthase RsuA: protein MSMRLDKFLSHYSGLSRKEAKQAIKAGDVLVADRAVTDPQTKIQPDEAVRLNGMRIQPQGPRYYMLHKPAGYVCANTDSLHPTVMSLLEDEDTESLHVAGRLDLDTTGLVLITDDGQWSHRVTSPKHKLDKLYQVQLHEPINDQDRIQIEQGVLLKDESKRTRPAKIILHQPQQVELIIREGKYHQVKRMFAAVGNHVTTLHRARIGEIELDPSLLPGEYRPLTQLEINSVGAG from the coding sequence ATGAGCATGCGACTTGATAAGTTCTTAAGCCACTATTCCGGCTTGTCCCGTAAAGAAGCCAAGCAGGCCATCAAAGCGGGAGATGTGTTAGTTGCCGATCGTGCTGTTACCGATCCGCAAACCAAAATCCAGCCTGACGAAGCGGTACGCCTGAACGGCATGCGCATTCAACCACAAGGTCCTCGTTATTATATGCTGCACAAACCTGCGGGTTATGTCTGTGCGAATACAGACAGCCTTCACCCCACCGTCATGTCACTGCTCGAAGATGAAGACACCGAATCATTGCACGTAGCAGGTCGCCTGGATCTGGATACGACCGGATTGGTTTTAATCACCGACGATGGACAGTGGAGTCATCGGGTTACATCCCCCAAACACAAACTGGATAAACTTTACCAAGTACAACTGCATGAACCGATCAACGATCAGGATCGAATTCAGATTGAGCAAGGCGTGTTGTTAAAGGATGAGAGCAAACGTACTCGTCCTGCGAAAATAATTTTGCACCAACCACAACAAGTTGAACTGATTATTCGCGAAGGAAAATATCACCAGGTAAAACGAATGTTCGCAGCTGTCGGCAATCACGTTACCACATTGCACCGCGCACGGATCGGAGAAATCGAACTGGATCCATCACTCCTGCCCGGCGAGTATCGCCCCTTAACTCAACTCGAAATTAACAGTGTAGGCGCCGGATGA
- a CDS encoding class I SAM-dependent methyltransferase, with amino-acid sequence MTDIGLQYLCDLVNQQQSDTLLVADEHLDSTTLLSLKAHEQLTLLSNRYDVYIAATENNITCIFNDMDLSELNRKFDLILYRVSKEKAIVHHIINQAPAALKDHGQFILCGFKNEGIKTYISKAELYFGEKADISKGERQLKIARFNPHALGEALDDRDYKQLSQIEAPGKIEIFSKPGQFGWNKTDQGSLLLVDALKEFIHEQTEPPGNVLDLGCGYGLLSIMAWNLGAAKIIATDNNAAAIYSCRKNFQHHHIIGEVIADDCAASIHHQYDMVLCNPPFHRGFDTEKDLTEKFVRSASHHLKNSGTAFVVVNQFIPIEQIAALHFKCIEVEKQNKSFKVVRLSS; translated from the coding sequence ATGACAGACATTGGGCTGCAGTATTTGTGTGACCTGGTTAACCAACAGCAATCCGACACCCTTTTGGTGGCCGATGAACATCTGGATTCAACCACGCTTCTGAGCCTGAAAGCTCATGAGCAGCTGACGCTTCTCAGCAACCGTTATGATGTATATATCGCGGCCACGGAAAACAATATTACCTGTATTTTCAATGATATGGACCTTTCCGAGCTAAACAGAAAATTCGACCTTATCCTTTATCGGGTATCCAAGGAAAAAGCCATTGTTCACCATATTATTAATCAAGCGCCAGCCGCGCTGAAGGACCATGGGCAATTCATTTTATGTGGCTTCAAAAACGAGGGCATTAAAACTTATATCAGCAAAGCCGAACTTTACTTTGGTGAAAAAGCTGACATCAGTAAAGGTGAACGTCAGCTTAAGATCGCTCGTTTCAATCCGCACGCTTTGGGTGAAGCGCTGGACGATCGCGACTACAAGCAACTCAGCCAGATTGAAGCCCCCGGTAAGATTGAGATTTTCAGTAAGCCGGGGCAATTTGGCTGGAATAAAACCGATCAGGGTAGCCTGCTTTTGGTGGACGCTTTGAAAGAATTTATTCATGAGCAAACCGAGCCTCCGGGCAACGTGCTGGATCTTGGATGTGGTTACGGTTTGCTATCGATTATGGCCTGGAATCTGGGTGCCGCAAAAATAATCGCTACCGACAATAATGCCGCCGCCATTTATAGTTGCCGCAAAAACTTCCAACACCATCATATTATCGGGGAAGTTATCGCGGATGATTGCGCCGCTTCCATCCATCATCAATACGACATGGTGCTATGCAATCCACCCTTTCACAGAGGTTTTGATACCGAAAAAGATTTAACAGAGAAGTTTGTACGCAGTGCCAGTCATCATCTAAAAAATTCCGGAACTGCATTTGTAGTAGTAAATCAATTTATTCCGATTGAACAAATTGCCGCATTACACTTCAAATGCATTGAGGTTGAAAAGCAAAACAAAAGTTTTAAAGTCGTTAGGCTATCTTCTTAA
- a CDS encoding spermidine synthase, producing the protein MAILYEKTVDGLCYQVRSAGNSRRLYTGDVFHSQYNPNHAATGSVWDLLFLPSQFYAPGEIKRVLLLGVGGGAVIHMLNRFIGPQQVIGVEINATHIQIAKRFFNLKYKNLQWQHANAIEWMTTYDGDPFDMIIDDLYFEQDGEPQRAIEADASWFDVLTEHLTENGLLVMNFVNYKEWRHSAYYNEDFVAQEFQSVYQFATPTCHNAVIALLKKQTETKQLRASLRQWPELNPERKGCRLRYAVKKIA; encoded by the coding sequence ATGGCGATTCTTTACGAAAAAACGGTCGATGGCCTGTGTTATCAGGTGCGTAGCGCCGGTAATAGCCGCCGCTTGTATACCGGCGACGTATTCCACAGCCAATATAATCCGAACCACGCCGCAACCGGTAGTGTCTGGGATCTATTGTTCCTGCCGAGTCAGTTTTACGCTCCCGGTGAGATTAAAAGGGTGCTGCTGCTCGGCGTTGGGGGAGGAGCGGTCATTCATATGCTGAATCGCTTTATCGGTCCGCAACAGGTGATCGGGGTCGAGATCAACGCAACTCATATCCAGATTGCGAAACGTTTTTTTAATCTGAAATACAAAAATCTGCAGTGGCAACATGCGAATGCCATAGAATGGATGACGACCTATGACGGCGATCCTTTCGATATGATTATTGACGATTTGTATTTCGAGCAGGATGGTGAACCGCAGCGGGCTATTGAGGCTGACGCCAGTTGGTTTGATGTGTTGACAGAGCACCTGACTGAAAATGGGTTGCTGGTAATGAACTTTGTTAATTACAAAGAATGGAGACACAGCGCCTACTACAACGAAGACTTTGTCGCTCAGGAATTTCAATCGGTGTATCAGTTCGCTACGCCCACCTGCCATAATGCCGTGATTGCATTGTTGAAAAAGCAAACTGAAACCAAACAGCTGCGCGCTTCGTTACGACAATGGCCAGAGTTGAATCCGGAGCGCAAAGGCTGCCGGTTGCGCTATGCTGTTAAGAAGATAGCCTAA
- a CDS encoding NAD(P)H-dependent flavin oxidoreductase translates to MTLPASFEGRLKLPVVAAPMFLVSGPQMLIENCKAGVVGTFPALNQRTSEGFEEWLVEIEKALSEFEAQTGESAAPYGVNLIVHKTNPRLQADLEICVKHKVPVIITSLGAVQEVVDAVHSYGGVIFHDVTTKRHAQKAAEAGVDGLIAVCAGAGGHAGTTNPFALVHEIRSFFDKTLLLAGCINHGSDVASALQMGADLAYMGTRFINTVESQADQEYKQMVIDCDSKDIVHTPAVSGVPASFMRPSMQKAGYDLDKVNQPGEVDYGTKLKPVSDEAKAWKTVWSAGQGCTGIEDIVSVARLIDRIKAEFHNAIEQQSKLLDLYK, encoded by the coding sequence ATGACACTCCCTGCAAGCTTTGAAGGCAGACTAAAACTACCCGTTGTGGCCGCCCCTATGTTCCTGGTATCCGGCCCTCAAATGCTCATCGAGAACTGTAAAGCCGGAGTCGTCGGCACCTTCCCTGCGCTCAATCAACGCACCAGCGAAGGTTTTGAAGAATGGTTGGTGGAAATTGAAAAGGCGCTCAGTGAATTTGAGGCACAAACGGGGGAGTCTGCCGCACCCTATGGGGTGAATCTGATTGTCCACAAAACAAATCCGCGCTTGCAGGCGGATCTGGAAATCTGCGTAAAGCATAAAGTACCCGTTATTATTACCTCGCTGGGTGCGGTTCAGGAGGTGGTAGATGCTGTGCACAGTTATGGCGGAGTCATATTTCATGATGTCACCACTAAACGTCATGCGCAGAAAGCTGCGGAAGCCGGAGTGGATGGTTTAATCGCAGTCTGCGCTGGAGCCGGCGGCCATGCCGGCACCACCAACCCTTTTGCACTGGTACACGAAATCCGCAGCTTCTTTGACAAAACCCTGTTGTTGGCGGGCTGCATTAATCACGGCAGCGATGTTGCTTCTGCTTTGCAAATGGGAGCCGATCTGGCCTATATGGGAACGCGATTTATCAATACCGTAGAAAGCCAGGCAGATCAGGAATACAAGCAGATGGTGATCGATTGTGATAGTAAAGACATCGTCCACACCCCCGCCGTGTCCGGTGTTCCTGCCAGTTTCATGCGGCCCAGCATGCAGAAAGCGGGCTACGACCTGGATAAAGTAAACCAACCCGGTGAAGTAGATTACGGCACCAAACTGAAGCCGGTATCAGACGAAGCCAAAGCCTGGAAAACAGTTTGGTCCGCCGGGCAGGGTTGTACCGGCATTGAAGATATCGTTAGCGTTGCAAGGTTAATAGACCGGATCAAAGCAGAATTTCATAACGCCATCGAGCAGCAAAGCAAGCTGCTCGATCTCTATAAATAA
- a CDS encoding metal-dependent hydrolase — protein MFGKGKRRTSTPAALKIIARNVRFDYQKAMKTNRYWHNQNPVSTHFFNALQALFPEGERFFMDSARDVRDQVGKENLPVNLVVQIQQFIRQEAMHGREHDGWSKALIELGYEKMERFDEKLRRDNRWARKKISPLARLAMTAASEHFTASLAHLFIYHRPDLIENADSPFRELLIYHALEEVEHKAVCFDLYNAAGGGYFMRVAAMLLVTADLLVRLNHRQSYLLEKDGLLNPETKKEMRNLLWGKQGIMRALMPFLLQYFRPGFHPWETDERRDLLERFRVEMETIDHLQAQQSAA, from the coding sequence ATGTTCGGTAAAGGAAAGCGCAGAACGAGCACCCCGGCGGCGCTCAAAATAATAGCGCGTAATGTTCGATTTGATTATCAGAAAGCGATGAAAACGAATCGCTACTGGCACAATCAAAATCCGGTTTCGACCCATTTCTTTAACGCGCTTCAAGCCTTGTTTCCCGAAGGGGAGCGGTTCTTTATGGATTCCGCCAGGGATGTGCGGGATCAGGTGGGAAAAGAAAATCTGCCAGTGAACCTGGTCGTTCAGATTCAGCAGTTTATACGTCAGGAGGCGATGCACGGCCGCGAGCATGATGGCTGGAGCAAAGCATTGATTGAACTGGGTTACGAAAAAATGGAGCGCTTTGACGAAAAGTTAAGACGTGATAACCGCTGGGCACGAAAAAAGATCTCTCCGTTAGCGCGGCTGGCGATGACGGCCGCCTCAGAGCATTTTACTGCGTCACTCGCGCACCTGTTTATCTATCATCGGCCGGATCTTATTGAAAATGCGGATTCCCCTTTCCGGGAATTATTGATCTATCACGCATTGGAAGAGGTCGAACACAAAGCGGTGTGTTTCGATTTGTACAACGCAGCCGGTGGTGGCTATTTTATGCGGGTGGCTGCCATGCTGTTGGTAACTGCGGATCTATTAGTGAGGCTGAACCATCGGCAGAGCTATCTGCTGGAAAAAGACGGCTTGCTGAATCCAGAAACGAAAAAAGAAATGCGCAATCTGCTGTGGGGAAAACAGGGCATCATGCGGGCTTTAATGCCATTCTTGCTACAATATTTCCGGCCGGGTTTCCATCCCTGGGAGACCGACGAACGCCGGGATTTGCTGGAACGATTCCGCGTTGAGATGGAAACAATAGATCACCTGCAGGCTCAGCAGAGCGCAGCTTAG
- a CDS encoding long-chain-fatty-acid--CoA ligase, with translation MNGLMMDTPLSIASILRHAEKVHSDGKIISRKPEGGVFRYTYADAARRARKTANVLSRLGVQQQDCVATLAWNTHRHYELYFAVSGSGAILHTVNPRLFPEQIIYILNHAEDAVLFLDIQFVPLIEAVIDHLPLLKHIVLMVDKESMPESKLDLLCYEELLEAASEEYEWPQLEEQMAATLCYTSGTTGNPKGVLYSHRSTVIHALASVSNDALGVCNRTVVLPVVPMFHVNAWGIPYGATAGGATLVLPGAGMDGASLYELIDSENVALLLGVPTVWLGLLQYCEKEKLTLSTVEEVVIGGSAAPMSMIKAFQEKHDAFVIHAWGMTELSPMGTMNSMNSYMAGLSQEERYQLQTKQGRPIFGIEIRIVGTDDNELPHDGKAFGRLQVRGPWVASAYYKNDDQSDWHNGWFDTGDVATIDAQGYMNIVDRAKDVIKSGGEWISSIDIENIAIGYEGISECAVVGVPHPKWDERPLLLVVKDQGADLTKESILAFLSDKIVKWWMPDEVLFVEELPHTPTGKLLKRDLRDQYHDVYTK, from the coding sequence ATGAACGGTTTAATGATGGATACCCCATTATCCATTGCTTCCATTTTACGTCATGCAGAGAAAGTGCATAGCGATGGTAAAATAATTAGTCGTAAGCCAGAAGGAGGTGTCTTCCGGTATACCTACGCGGATGCCGCCCGGCGTGCCCGCAAAACCGCGAATGTGTTGAGTCGCCTGGGCGTCCAGCAGCAGGACTGTGTCGCCACATTAGCCTGGAATACCCATCGACACTACGAATTGTATTTCGCCGTTTCTGGTAGTGGCGCAATCTTGCATACGGTTAACCCGCGCTTATTCCCGGAGCAAATAATTTATATTCTGAATCACGCAGAAGATGCGGTCCTGTTTCTGGATATTCAGTTTGTGCCCTTGATTGAAGCAGTTATAGATCACCTGCCACTACTCAAGCATATTGTGCTTATGGTTGATAAAGAGAGTATGCCGGAATCCAAGCTGGATTTGCTGTGTTACGAAGAGCTGCTGGAAGCGGCCAGTGAAGAATACGAGTGGCCACAACTCGAAGAGCAAATGGCGGCCACGCTGTGTTACACATCGGGAACCACAGGTAATCCGAAGGGCGTGCTTTATAGTCATCGTTCTACTGTAATTCATGCGCTGGCCTCGGTGAGCAACGACGCACTCGGGGTTTGTAATCGAACGGTAGTGTTGCCTGTGGTGCCGATGTTCCATGTTAATGCCTGGGGCATACCTTATGGTGCTACAGCCGGTGGTGCTACTCTGGTTTTGCCGGGTGCAGGCATGGACGGTGCTTCGTTGTATGAATTAATCGATTCTGAAAATGTGGCGCTGCTATTGGGTGTGCCAACCGTGTGGCTTGGTTTGTTGCAATATTGTGAGAAAGAAAAGCTGACGTTATCAACGGTGGAGGAAGTTGTCATTGGCGGCTCCGCTGCTCCAATGTCAATGATCAAGGCGTTTCAGGAAAAACACGATGCGTTTGTGATACACGCCTGGGGAATGACCGAGCTTTCTCCGATGGGCACTATGAACAGTATGAATTCGTACATGGCTGGCTTGTCCCAGGAAGAACGTTACCAACTGCAAACCAAACAGGGGCGTCCTATTTTCGGAATCGAAATCCGCATTGTGGGCACAGATGATAATGAACTGCCCCATGATGGAAAAGCCTTTGGTCGTTTACAGGTTCGTGGGCCCTGGGTCGCCAGCGCCTACTACAAGAACGATGATCAGTCTGATTGGCATAATGGCTGGTTCGATACTGGCGACGTTGCGACTATTGATGCGCAGGGATATATGAATATCGTTGACCGCGCCAAAGATGTCATCAAATCCGGTGGTGAATGGATCAGTTCAATTGATATAGAAAACATTGCCATCGGCTATGAGGGTATCAGTGAGTGCGCGGTAGTCGGTGTGCCTCACCCGAAATGGGATGAGCGACCTTTATTACTGGTGGTTAAAGATCAGGGAGCAGATTTGACCAAGGAATCGATTTTGGCGTTTCTTTCGGACAAAATTGTGAAATGGTGGATGCCAGATGAAGTGTTGTTTGTTGAAGAACTGCCTCATACGCCCACCGGTAAGTTATTGAAACGGGACCTGCGTGATCAGTATCATGATGTTTATACGAAGTAG
- a CDS encoding SDR family NAD(P)-dependent oxidoreductase, with protein sequence MKSYKNKVAAITGAASGIGRALAVDLAKRKCNLALSDVDEKGLAETVQMVSAAGVRVTSRTLDVADRKAMHAWADEVVHDHGKVNLIFNNAGVALGGTVEDTGYEDYEWILGVNMWGVVQGTKAFLPYIKQAGEEGHVINISSVFGLFAQPTQSGYNMSKFAVRGFTESLRQELDIESCGVSATCVHPGGIKTNIARNARMTKSMENLTGTASAENMRDSFEALFMTTAEQAAKVILSAVSANKRRVLIGPDARVLDMMQRTLPVIYQKVVTASFKLASR encoded by the coding sequence ATGAAATCCTATAAAAACAAAGTTGCGGCCATTACCGGTGCTGCTTCAGGAATCGGTCGCGCATTGGCGGTCGATCTTGCCAAGCGGAAATGCAATCTGGCCTTAAGTGATGTCGACGAGAAAGGGCTGGCGGAAACGGTGCAGATGGTTTCTGCAGCCGGTGTCAGGGTCACCAGCCGAACACTGGATGTTGCGGATCGCAAAGCCATGCATGCCTGGGCCGATGAAGTGGTGCATGATCACGGTAAGGTGAATCTTATATTCAATAATGCCGGGGTCGCGTTGGGTGGTACGGTAGAAGATACGGGTTATGAAGATTACGAGTGGATTCTCGGTGTTAATATGTGGGGTGTCGTACAGGGCACTAAAGCCTTCCTGCCTTATATTAAACAAGCAGGCGAAGAGGGTCATGTGATCAACATCTCCAGTGTATTCGGTTTGTTTGCCCAGCCCACGCAAAGTGGTTACAACATGTCAAAATTTGCCGTCCGTGGTTTTACAGAATCTCTACGCCAGGAGCTGGATATTGAAAGCTGCGGTGTCTCGGCGACCTGTGTTCATCCCGGCGGAATTAAAACCAACATAGCGCGTAATGCGCGGATGACAAAAAGCATGGAAAATCTGACCGGCACGGCCAGCGCTGAAAATATGCGTGACAGCTTTGAGGCATTGTTTATGACCACCGCGGAACAAGCGGCTAAGGTTATATTGTCTGCGGTCTCTGCCAATAAACGCCGGGTGTTGATCGGGCCTGATGCCAGAGTGCTGGATATGATGCAACGTACCCTGCCGGTAATTTATCAGAAAGTCGTCACCGCCTCCTTTAAGCTGGCAAGCCGTTAA